The following proteins come from a genomic window of Streptomyces sp. Sge12:
- a CDS encoding Crp/Fnr family transcriptional regulator: MSTPSPIRIAAVLSTEHRGRLMSQAREVNFPESARIFDEGTRADSFWIVRSGTVTLEIPVAGRRPAPVESLGPGELVGWSWLFPPYVWQLGAEAMTPVRAYEFDAATVRMLMDADPTFGSAVGHWVGRVLAMRLQQTRTRLLELYAPRLTATG, encoded by the coding sequence GTGAGCACACCTTCCCCCATCCGGATCGCCGCCGTCCTGTCCACCGAGCACCGTGGACGGCTGATGTCCCAGGCCCGCGAGGTGAATTTCCCGGAGAGCGCGCGCATCTTCGACGAGGGCACGAGGGCGGATTCCTTCTGGATCGTGCGTTCCGGCACGGTGACCCTGGAGATCCCCGTCGCCGGCCGCCGGCCCGCGCCCGTGGAGAGCCTCGGCCCGGGCGAGCTGGTGGGCTGGTCCTGGCTGTTCCCGCCGTACGTGTGGCAGCTGGGCGCCGAGGCGATGACACCGGTGCGGGCGTACGAGTTCGACGCCGCGACCGTCCGGATGCTGATGGACGCCGACCCCACCTTCGGGTCCGCCGTCGGGCACTGGGTCGGCCGTGTCCTCGCGATGCGCCTCCAGCAGACCCGCACCCGCCTGCTGGAGCTGTACGCGCCCCGCCTCACGGCCACCGGCTA
- a CDS encoding glycoside hydrolase family 5 protein — protein MKSLLRAVLCALLLLAGVVSAPYAGPALAAPAPAPAAGAGSAETWTPPLSTRGRYIVDAQGNRFRLRSGNWDGAQGSWNGSGDRSDPATHHSGQNAHGIPVGLDRVPLSTLIADFRALGLNSIRLPFSNEMLRDGAPVPDQAVAANPVLRGRTPLQVFDAVVAALTDAGFAVILNNHTVTTRWCCGLDGNERWNSGRSTAQWADDWVFLARRYRDNPRVVGADLYNEVRRDVLDDPNWGLGDNHDWHAAAQEAADRILTEANPQLLIVVEGINWFGLPVDGFPHGRPTLTPVRTLSHTLVTSNKLVYSAHFYGYTGPRHSGATGIGETSDLRYQDMTAAQLEQTLYDQAFFVSAETGTHFTAPVWISEFGIGADESGAAPRTWFDRLTGYLTRSDADFAYWPLVGWSTDAQGNPGGDSWALLRYDAAGRRSGALDPGDWRTARWTPLATTPGRTGPVPATPAWYQLTTDHRDHNASLRTRATGDWDNGARKAVCPDGARLAGLAHTGGRGLCATSDLRAPTGGHTVVRDERYVPAGGDWATGYTKFQCPAGQFLIGYSLRGERVSAALCAPARTALPGGGRTLWFDRGDNRPPGGPGGDFGYGNHKGQCLPTEYAAGIAFTTRAATRPSPAALLCRPLPGPGAGR, from the coding sequence ATGAAGAGCCTCTTACGCGCGGTGCTCTGTGCCCTTCTGCTGCTGGCCGGCGTGGTGTCGGCGCCGTACGCAGGGCCCGCCCTCGCCGCCCCGGCGCCCGCACCCGCGGCCGGTGCGGGCAGCGCCGAGACGTGGACCCCGCCCCTGTCCACCCGCGGCCGGTACATCGTCGACGCGCAGGGCAACCGCTTCCGCCTGCGCTCGGGCAACTGGGACGGAGCCCAGGGCTCCTGGAACGGCTCCGGGGACCGCAGCGATCCCGCCACGCACCACAGCGGGCAGAACGCCCACGGCATTCCGGTCGGCCTGGACCGGGTCCCCCTGTCCACCCTGATCGCGGACTTCCGGGCCCTGGGGCTCAACAGCATCCGGCTGCCCTTCTCCAACGAGATGCTGCGCGACGGCGCCCCCGTCCCGGACCAGGCGGTCGCCGCCAATCCCGTCCTGCGCGGTCGCACCCCCCTCCAGGTGTTCGACGCCGTGGTCGCCGCCCTCACGGACGCGGGCTTCGCCGTCATCCTCAACAACCACACCGTCACCACCCGGTGGTGCTGCGGCCTCGACGGCAACGAACGCTGGAACAGTGGCCGGTCCACCGCCCAGTGGGCCGACGACTGGGTCTTCCTCGCCCGCCGCTACCGGGACAACCCGCGCGTGGTCGGCGCCGACCTCTACAACGAGGTCCGCCGCGACGTCCTCGACGACCCCAACTGGGGCCTCGGCGACAACCACGACTGGCACGCCGCCGCCCAGGAGGCCGCCGACCGCATCCTCACCGAGGCCAACCCCCAGCTGCTGATCGTCGTCGAAGGCATCAACTGGTTCGGCCTGCCCGTGGACGGCTTCCCGCACGGCCGCCCCACCCTCACCCCCGTGCGCACGCTCTCCCACACCCTGGTCACCTCGAACAAGCTCGTCTACTCGGCCCACTTCTACGGGTACACCGGCCCCCGGCACAGCGGCGCGACCGGCATCGGCGAGACCAGCGACCTCCGCTACCAGGACATGACCGCGGCGCAGCTCGAACAGACCCTCTACGACCAGGCCTTCTTCGTGTCCGCCGAGACCGGCACGCACTTCACCGCCCCCGTCTGGATCAGCGAGTTCGGCATCGGGGCCGACGAGAGCGGGGCCGCCCCGCGCACCTGGTTCGACCGCCTCACCGGCTACCTGACGCGCTCCGACGCCGACTTCGCGTACTGGCCCCTCGTCGGCTGGAGCACCGACGCCCAGGGCAACCCGGGCGGCGACAGCTGGGCCCTGCTGCGCTACGACGCCGCCGGCCGCCGCTCCGGCGCCCTGGACCCGGGAGACTGGCGCACCGCCCGCTGGACCCCGCTCGCCACCACCCCCGGCCGCACCGGGCCCGTCCCCGCCACCCCCGCCTGGTACCAGCTGACCACCGACCACCGCGACCACAACGCCTCGCTGCGCACCCGCGCCACCGGCGACTGGGACAACGGGGCCCGCAAGGCGGTCTGCCCCGACGGTGCGCGCCTCGCCGGGCTCGCCCACACCGGCGGCCGCGGCCTGTGCGCCACTTCCGACCTGCGTGCCCCGACGGGCGGCCACACCGTGGTCCGCGACGAGCGGTACGTCCCGGCGGGCGGCGACTGGGCCACCGGCTACACGAAGTTCCAGTGCCCGGCCGGCCAGTTCCTGATCGGCTACAGCCTGCGCGGCGAGCGGGTCTCGGCGGCGCTCTGCGCCCCGGCCCGCACGGCCCTGCCGGGCGGCGGCCGGACGCTCTGGTTCGACCGCGGCGACAACCGCCCGCCCGGCGGCCCCGGCGGAGACTTCGGTTACGGGAACCACAAGGGCCAGTGCCTTCCCACCGAGTACGCGGCGGGCATCGCCTTCACCACCCGCGCCGCCACCCGACCCTCCCCGGCCGCCCTGCTGTGCCGTCCGCTGCCGGGGCCGGGCGCGGGCCGGTAG
- a CDS encoding MFS transporter produces the protein MHGPRRTGDDGSAGARPPAVPWALAGLSLCALLSSLGTGIAHVALPTLTQVFSASFQQVQWVVLTYLLAITTLVVGVGRLGDLVGRRRLLLAGIGLFTAASVLCAAAPALWLLVGARAVQGVGAAVMMALTMAFAGETVPKERTGSAMGLLGTMSAVGTALGPSLGGALLAGFGWRALFLVNVPLGLLAFLIAHRHLPAGRAASGAGRARFDHLGTLLLATTLAAYALAMTLGGGRFGALEAALLLAAACGAALFVRAEARAASPLVQRALLRDPVIGTGLLSGALVSTVMMATLVVGPFYLSRTLGLAEAPVGLALSVGPLVAAVTGVPAGRLADRFGARRTTLLGLLTMAAGALALSVTPATLGLLGYVVPLAVVTAGYAVFQTANNTAVMADVGPDRRGVVSGMLNLSRNLGLVTGASVMGAVFAHGAATADIASAPAAAVAAGTRFTFLVAAVLILVALAGCAALALRRPTGPRPAPAADGTAGRPGRVGWRRGW, from the coding sequence GTGCACGGACCGCGCCGTACCGGCGACGACGGGAGCGCCGGCGCACGCCCGCCCGCCGTCCCGTGGGCGCTCGCCGGCCTCTCCCTCTGCGCCCTGCTGTCCTCGCTCGGCACCGGCATCGCCCACGTCGCACTGCCGACCCTGACGCAGGTCTTCTCCGCCTCCTTCCAGCAGGTGCAGTGGGTGGTCCTCACCTATCTCCTCGCCATCACCACCCTGGTCGTCGGGGTCGGGCGGCTCGGTGACCTCGTCGGCCGGCGGCGGCTGCTCCTGGCCGGCATCGGCCTGTTCACCGCGGCCTCCGTGCTCTGCGCCGCCGCTCCGGCGCTCTGGCTGCTGGTCGGCGCCCGGGCGGTCCAGGGCGTGGGGGCGGCCGTCATGATGGCCCTCACCATGGCGTTCGCCGGTGAGACGGTCCCGAAGGAGCGGACGGGCAGCGCCATGGGGCTGCTCGGCACCATGTCCGCGGTGGGCACCGCTCTCGGTCCGTCGCTCGGCGGCGCCCTGCTCGCCGGGTTCGGCTGGCGGGCGCTGTTCCTCGTCAACGTCCCGCTGGGGCTCCTCGCGTTCCTGATCGCCCACCGCCATCTGCCCGCGGGCCGGGCAGCGTCCGGGGCCGGCCGGGCCCGCTTCGACCACCTGGGAACGCTGCTGCTCGCAACCACCCTCGCGGCCTACGCACTCGCCATGACCCTCGGCGGCGGCCGGTTCGGCGCGCTCGAAGCGGCGCTGCTGCTGGCCGCCGCCTGTGGCGCCGCGCTCTTCGTGCGCGCCGAGGCGAGAGCGGCGTCACCCCTGGTCCAACGGGCGCTGCTGCGCGACCCGGTGATCGGCACCGGCCTGCTCTCGGGCGCGCTCGTGTCGACGGTGATGATGGCGACGCTGGTGGTCGGGCCCTTCTACCTCTCCCGCACGCTCGGGCTGGCCGAGGCACCGGTCGGACTCGCCCTGTCGGTCGGCCCGCTGGTCGCCGCGGTGACCGGGGTGCCGGCGGGCCGACTCGCGGACCGGTTCGGCGCACGGCGCACGACCCTTCTCGGGCTCCTCACGATGGCGGCCGGGGCCCTCGCCCTGTCCGTGACGCCGGCGACCCTCGGCCTCCTCGGGTACGTCGTCCCGCTCGCGGTCGTGACCGCCGGCTACGCGGTGTTCCAGACGGCCAACAACACCGCGGTCATGGCGGACGTCGGCCCGGACCGGCGGGGCGTGGTCTCCGGCATGCTCAACCTCTCGCGCAACCTCGGCCTCGTCACCGGTGCGTCCGTCATGGGCGCCGTGTTCGCCCACGGGGCGGCGACGGCCGACATCGCCTCGGCGCCGGCCGCGGCCGTGGCCGCCGGAACGCGGTTCACCTTCCTGGTGGCGGCGGTGCTGATCCTGGTCGCGCTCGCCGGCTGCGCCGCCCTCGCCCTGCGGCGCCCTACCGGCCCGCGCCCGGCCCCGGCAGCGGACGGCACAGCAGGGCGGCCGGGGAGGGTCGGGTGGCGGCGCGGGTGGTGA
- a CDS encoding helix-turn-helix domain-containing protein codes for MDDEPPPQPTRRPSPHQAVLDEVAPRLRRLRARSGLTLAALSGTTGISKSTLSRLESGQRRPSLELLLPLAAAYQVPLDDLVGAPEVGDPRVRLTPRALPNGGTAVPLTRGPGPLQAYKMLIADRGEPDLRTHEGYEWLYVLEGRLRLVLAEHDLVLGPGEVAEFDTRVPHWFTSADGRPVEILSLFGRQGERMHVRAKPRG; via the coding sequence ATGGACGACGAGCCCCCTCCGCAGCCCACTCGCCGGCCGTCTCCCCATCAGGCGGTCCTCGACGAGGTGGCCCCGCGGCTCAGACGGCTGCGCGCCCGCAGCGGCCTCACCCTGGCCGCGCTCTCCGGGACGACCGGCATCTCGAAGAGCACCCTGTCCCGGCTGGAGTCCGGGCAGCGCCGCCCGAGCCTGGAGCTTCTGCTGCCGCTCGCGGCCGCCTACCAGGTGCCCCTGGACGACCTGGTGGGCGCTCCCGAAGTGGGGGACCCCCGGGTACGGCTGACCCCCCGCGCCCTGCCGAACGGCGGCACGGCCGTCCCGCTGACCCGGGGCCCGGGCCCCCTCCAGGCGTACAAGATGCTCATCGCCGACCGGGGCGAACCGGATCTGCGGACCCACGAGGGGTACGAGTGGCTGTACGTGCTGGAGGGGCGGCTGCGCCTCGTCCTCGCCGAGCACGATCTGGTCCTCGGTCCGGGCGAGGTCGCCGAGTTCGACACCCGGGTGCCCCACTGGTTCACCAGCGCGGACGGGCGGCCCGTGGAGATCCTCAGCCTGTTCGGGCGGCAGGGGGAGCGCATGCACGTCCGGGCGAAGCCCCGCGGGTGA
- a CDS encoding DNRLRE domain-containing protein → MRRSRGLAAALALSLAGTGAGVGLGLVPQAAALTPPVAFTADALATWQPNGVVWALAEAGGQVFAGGTFSTVRPPAGGSGSEQSAVNFVALDAATGAPTSCKLSFTVGSGTATVRALALSPDKATLYAGGYFGAVNGTAVSSLAAIDVASCTVKQGFRPAFAATVRALAVTDDTVYAGGDFLSVAGQPRERFAAVGAADGALKPFTADADEPGRAVEVTPDGHNVVLGGDFFTVNGTNTHALAVVDATSGALTKSYAGFIETNSVVKDVATDATGFYTANEGTGGGVFDGRIALDLSNFGQRWRDTCLGATQAVLPYQNVLYSASHAHDCSSVGEFPDGQRHHLLAQPTSGTGKLGWAPDTNDGIGEGIGPRVMTVGSKGGVQYLWVGGEFTTVNGAAQQSLTRFASTGDTGAPTVPVASAVSFRPGEVQVRWRTSLDLDDSALTYRIYRNGAAAPIATVTADSLFFKRPQASWTDTTAAAGQSYTYRVTATDAAGNTSALSATASVTVPAQVDGYPNQVRADGAQQYWRYDEAALPFVADSSAGGNQSGVHLNAPALRQSPGAVSGASTAIGFNGTDTQVYGDTRQTVGSTYTIETWFRTNTTRGGKLLGFGNNQARGSNQYDKHIYMTNDGRLVYGVYTGATRTVTTGAAYNDNQWHHVVASQGPGGMTLYVDGVQKGTLNVTTHENFSGYWHAGGDSLGGWPDRPTSEYWAGQLDETAVYPTVLSAAQVQNHYALATAPADSVVQVAAAEDTYANAGAPATNYGTSGSLAVRGTSFYASYLRFDLPTAPAGTVLKSAVLSVKTSTQSGAGTADTVSVLPVTGSWSEGGTTYNNRPALGGPALGSFAGIPDGSAVHTTGLTTASVAAALGTGYGLALSSTGTDALWLWSSEAQANEGTPQLTLTFGAP, encoded by the coding sequence ATGCGTAGATCCCGAGGGCTGGCGGCCGCTCTCGCCCTGTCCCTGGCCGGAACCGGTGCGGGAGTGGGCCTCGGCCTCGTCCCGCAGGCGGCGGCGCTCACCCCGCCCGTCGCATTCACCGCCGACGCGCTCGCCACCTGGCAGCCCAACGGCGTGGTCTGGGCCCTCGCCGAGGCGGGCGGCCAGGTCTTCGCCGGCGGCACCTTCTCCACCGTGCGCCCGCCGGCCGGAGGTTCCGGAAGCGAGCAGTCGGCCGTGAACTTCGTGGCGCTCGACGCCGCGACCGGCGCCCCGACCTCCTGCAAACTGTCCTTCACCGTCGGCTCCGGCACCGCCACGGTCCGCGCGCTCGCCCTCTCACCGGACAAGGCCACCCTGTACGCCGGGGGCTACTTCGGCGCCGTCAACGGCACCGCCGTCTCCAGCCTCGCCGCCATCGACGTGGCGAGCTGCACGGTGAAGCAGGGATTCCGTCCCGCCTTCGCCGCAACCGTCCGCGCCCTCGCCGTCACCGACGACACCGTCTACGCGGGCGGCGACTTCCTCAGCGTCGCCGGCCAGCCGCGCGAGCGCTTCGCCGCGGTCGGCGCCGCCGACGGCGCCCTGAAACCCTTCACCGCCGACGCCGACGAGCCCGGGCGCGCCGTCGAGGTCACCCCGGACGGCCACAACGTGGTACTCGGCGGCGACTTCTTCACCGTCAACGGTACGAACACGCACGCACTGGCCGTCGTCGACGCGACGAGCGGCGCGCTCACCAAGTCGTACGCCGGCTTCATCGAGACCAACTCCGTCGTCAAGGACGTCGCGACCGACGCGACCGGCTTCTACACCGCCAACGAGGGCACCGGCGGCGGCGTCTTCGACGGCCGGATCGCCCTCGACCTGAGCAACTTCGGCCAGCGCTGGCGCGACACCTGCCTCGGCGCCACCCAGGCCGTGCTGCCCTACCAGAACGTGCTCTACAGCGCCTCGCACGCCCACGACTGCTCCAGCGTCGGCGAGTTCCCCGACGGCCAGCGCCACCACCTGCTCGCCCAGCCCACCAGCGGCACCGGAAAGCTCGGCTGGGCCCCCGACACCAACGACGGTATCGGCGAGGGCATCGGGCCGCGCGTGATGACGGTCGGTTCCAAGGGCGGCGTCCAGTACCTGTGGGTCGGCGGTGAGTTCACGACCGTCAACGGCGCCGCGCAGCAGAGCCTGACGCGCTTCGCCTCCACCGGGGACACCGGCGCTCCCACCGTGCCCGTCGCGAGCGCCGTCAGCTTCCGGCCCGGCGAGGTCCAGGTCCGCTGGCGCACCAGCCTCGACCTGGACGACAGCGCGCTGACCTACAGGATCTACCGCAACGGGGCGGCCGCGCCGATCGCCACGGTCACCGCCGACTCGCTGTTCTTCAAGCGCCCGCAGGCCTCCTGGACCGACACCACCGCGGCAGCGGGCCAGTCCTACACCTACCGGGTGACGGCCACCGACGCGGCCGGCAACACCAGCGCCCTGTCCGCGACGGCGAGCGTGACCGTCCCGGCCCAGGTGGACGGCTACCCGAACCAGGTCCGCGCCGACGGAGCCCAGCAGTACTGGCGCTACGACGAAGCGGCCCTGCCCTTCGTCGCAGACTCCTCGGCCGGCGGCAACCAGAGCGGCGTGCACCTGAACGCCCCCGCCCTGCGCCAGAGCCCCGGCGCCGTCTCCGGCGCGAGCACGGCGATCGGCTTCAACGGCACCGACACCCAGGTGTACGGGGACACCCGGCAGACGGTGGGCAGCACCTACACCATCGAGACCTGGTTCCGGACGAACACCACCCGGGGCGGCAAGCTCCTCGGCTTCGGCAACAACCAGGCACGCGGCAGTAATCAGTACGACAAGCACATCTACATGACCAACGACGGACGACTGGTCTACGGCGTCTACACCGGAGCCACCCGCACCGTCACCACCGGCGCCGCGTACAACGACAACCAGTGGCACCACGTCGTCGCGAGCCAGGGCCCCGGCGGCATGACCCTCTACGTGGACGGCGTCCAGAAGGGCACCCTGAACGTCACCACCCACGAGAACTTCTCGGGCTACTGGCACGCCGGCGGCGACAGCCTCGGCGGCTGGCCCGACCGCCCGACGAGCGAGTACTGGGCGGGACAGCTCGACGAAACCGCCGTCTACCCGACCGTCCTGAGCGCCGCGCAGGTCCAGAACCACTACGCCCTCGCCACCGCCCCCGCCGACTCGGTGGTCCAGGTGGCCGCCGCGGAGGACACCTACGCCAACGCGGGAGCACCCGCCACCAACTACGGCACCTCGGGTTCGCTCGCAGTGCGCGGCACCTCGTTCTACGCGAGCTACCTGCGCTTCGACCTGCCGACCGCGCCCGCGGGCACGGTACTGAAGTCGGCCGTGCTCAGCGTGAAGACGAGCACGCAGAGCGGCGCCGGCACCGCGGACACCGTTTCGGTCCTCCCGGTCACCGGCTCGTGGAGCGAGGGCGGGACCACGTACAACAACCGCCCCGCACTGGGCGGTCCGGCGCTCGGCTCCTTCGCCGGGATCCCGGACGGATCGGCGGTGCACACCACCGGGCTGACCACCGCGAGCGTCGCGGCGGCGCTCGGCACGGGCTACGGCCTGGCGCTCAGCAGCACCGGTACGGACGCCCTGTGGCTGTGGTCCTCCGAGGCCCAGGCGAACGAGGGGACACCGCAGCTGACGCTCACGTTCGGCGCGCCGTGA
- a CDS encoding acyl-CoA reductase, with the protein MTVSVHHHYWMGEFIDDEEAGRRLTGLPAAVEAALAESLETETVLAACDALGAALCDPGHPVRARLAAHLPEGEDPAVLSELGGLLGRRELTRKLRRELGGATPGRLNRADPRESVFEAWAPVGLVAHIAPSNAATVAPLSIVEGLLAGNVNILRTSSADTLLTQHLMAELAALDPSGALAARIVVLRFPSSRQEWLRLMCAPADAVAVWGGEAAVEGVAAHVPAGCRLVEWGHRISFAYLTADAWSDAATLDALADDVCLLEQEACSSPQVVYLDTEDEDEVFGFAERFAAVLAARPPAAAGPAAGSAEGGPDPAEAAELTTTELVARLEEHLGLTRVFAAADGSWRVMADTRSPLTASPLHRSVWVKPLPRKRLIATLRPMRRYLQTAGLAGSPTDIAELSRTALAAGVTRVTPVGAMLESYAGEPHDGVYALQRYSRRVAVQADPVRFATTACLDDLARPVVLPRPAGPLVGKEDVQEPARRLTRADAELYFRSGGSTGAPALSVFSYDDYDTQMHAAARGLLAAGYDPAADRTANLFYCGAMYGSFISFFSVLERLGGVQLPLSAGPDHAATARAIVDHGADTLFGMPSYLWQLLHAEADVLRAYGGLRKVFYGGEHFTEEQQRALKDTFGIEVVRSITYGSTDLGPLGYQCTESSGGVHHLHADLHTMEILDLAEDRPVGPGETGRLVFTTHARRGQQLGRYVIGDLGREVPGRCPCGRHAPRFELRGRTGDVMRVATYFFNHRRFLELAEEHGGHRGELQVRLDSTDARERLTVRVERTATTDPEQLREVFLAGYPELRSAVAERLLDLVVEAVGSASLDRSATSGKLLAVVDARG; encoded by the coding sequence GTGACCGTGAGCGTGCACCACCACTACTGGATGGGCGAGTTCATCGACGACGAGGAGGCCGGCCGCCGGCTCACCGGCCTGCCGGCCGCCGTCGAGGCCGCGCTCGCGGAGAGCCTGGAGACCGAGACCGTCCTGGCCGCGTGCGACGCCCTCGGCGCCGCACTCTGCGACCCCGGCCACCCCGTACGGGCCCGGCTCGCCGCGCACCTGCCCGAGGGCGAGGACCCGGCCGTCCTGTCCGAGCTGGGCGGCCTCCTCGGCCGGCGGGAGCTGACCCGCAAGCTGCGCCGGGAACTGGGCGGAGCGACTCCCGGCCGGCTGAACCGGGCGGACCCGCGCGAGAGCGTCTTCGAGGCGTGGGCGCCCGTCGGCCTGGTCGCCCACATCGCGCCGAGCAATGCCGCGACGGTCGCTCCGCTGAGCATCGTCGAGGGTCTGCTCGCGGGGAACGTCAACATCCTGCGGACCAGCAGCGCCGACACGCTCCTGACCCAGCACCTGATGGCCGAGCTCGCGGCCCTGGACCCGAGCGGCGCGCTGGCCGCGCGGATCGTCGTGCTGCGCTTCCCCTCCTCCCGGCAGGAGTGGCTGCGGCTGATGTGCGCGCCCGCGGACGCCGTCGCCGTTTGGGGCGGGGAAGCCGCCGTCGAAGGGGTCGCGGCCCATGTGCCGGCCGGCTGCCGGCTGGTGGAGTGGGGGCACCGGATCTCCTTCGCGTACCTGACGGCCGACGCGTGGTCGGACGCCGCCACGCTCGACGCCCTGGCGGACGACGTCTGCCTGCTCGAGCAGGAGGCGTGCTCCAGCCCGCAGGTGGTCTACCTCGACACCGAGGACGAGGACGAGGTCTTCGGTTTCGCCGAGCGTTTCGCCGCGGTCCTCGCCGCCCGGCCGCCGGCCGCGGCCGGCCCTGCGGCCGGCTCCGCGGAGGGCGGGCCGGACCCGGCGGAGGCGGCCGAGCTGACCACCACCGAGCTGGTGGCCCGGCTGGAGGAGCACCTGGGCCTGACCCGGGTGTTCGCCGCCGCCGACGGATCGTGGCGGGTCATGGCCGACACCCGGTCCCCGCTGACCGCCTCGCCGCTGCACCGCAGCGTGTGGGTCAAGCCGCTGCCCCGCAAGCGGCTGATCGCCACCCTGCGGCCCATGCGCCGCTATCTGCAGACGGCCGGCCTGGCGGGCAGCCCGACGGACATCGCGGAGCTGTCGCGCACCGCCCTGGCCGCGGGTGTCACCCGAGTGACGCCGGTCGGCGCCATGCTGGAGAGCTACGCGGGTGAGCCGCACGACGGCGTCTACGCCCTCCAGCGCTACAGCCGCCGCGTCGCGGTCCAGGCCGATCCGGTCCGGTTCGCCACCACCGCCTGCCTCGACGACCTGGCCCGGCCCGTGGTGCTGCCGCGCCCGGCGGGCCCGCTGGTGGGCAAGGAGGACGTGCAGGAGCCGGCGCGCCGCCTCACGCGCGCCGACGCCGAGCTGTACTTCCGCAGCGGCGGCAGTACCGGCGCACCGGCCCTGTCGGTCTTCAGCTACGACGACTACGACACGCAGATGCACGCCGCCGCCCGTGGTCTGCTCGCCGCCGGATACGACCCGGCGGCGGACCGCACCGCCAACCTCTTCTACTGCGGCGCCATGTACGGCAGCTTCATCAGCTTCTTCTCCGTACTGGAACGGCTCGGCGGGGTGCAGTTGCCGCTGTCCGCGGGCCCGGACCACGCGGCGACGGCCCGGGCCATCGTCGACCACGGGGCCGACACCCTCTTCGGCATGCCCTCCTACCTGTGGCAGCTGCTGCACGCGGAGGCGGACGTGCTGCGTGCGTACGGCGGCCTGCGCAAGGTGTTCTACGGCGGCGAGCACTTCACCGAGGAGCAGCAACGCGCCCTGAAGGACACCTTCGGCATCGAGGTCGTCCGCTCGATCACCTACGGCAGCACCGACCTCGGGCCGCTGGGCTACCAGTGCACCGAGAGCTCCGGAGGCGTCCACCACCTGCACGCCGACCTCCACACGATGGAGATCCTGGACCTGGCGGAGGACCGCCCGGTGGGCCCGGGCGAGACGGGCCGGCTGGTCTTCACCACGCACGCCCGTCGAGGCCAGCAGCTCGGCCGGTACGTGATAGGTGACCTCGGCCGGGAGGTCCCGGGCCGCTGCCCGTGCGGACGGCATGCGCCCCGCTTCGAACTGCGGGGGCGCACCGGTGACGTGATGCGGGTGGCGACGTACTTCTTCAACCACCGGCGCTTCCTGGAACTGGCCGAGGAACACGGGGGCCACCGGGGCGAGTTGCAGGTCCGGCTCGACTCCACGGACGCGCGCGAGCGGCTGACCGTACGGGTGGAGCGGACCGCGACGACGGATCCGGAGCAACTGCGGGAGGTCTTCCTGGCCGGCTACCCGGAGCTGCGCTCGGCGGTGGCGGAGCGGCTGCTGGACCTGGTGGTCGAGGCGGTGGGGAGCGCGTCGCTGGACCGCAGTGCGACCAGCGGCAAGCTCCTCGCCGTGGTGGACGCGCGCGGCTGA
- a CDS encoding LuxE/PaaK family acyltransferase, with translation MNPHLAPVAVPDPALLPHVQELCDLTDPYAHGPEQDALFAAAMAETNAWHTERSPFFRSLYEATPPAEPYRAPLVHANFFKRHEVLSVPREDVELHLTSSGTTGQKSQMFFDHWTIRSAQRMVARIFERNGWITPYQEVNYLLYSYEPAPSLNLGTAFTDNYLCDFAPARSVAYALRNTGGEHEFDPFGCIAALRRFEREDAPVRILGFPAFLFFTLERMRAMGLPPLRLPEGSLVVLGGGWKGHADRRIGKEELYSRVTEQLGIPGERIRDTFGSVEHCIPYIECDHHRLHAPVWSRVTIRSTRTLEPLPHGERGYLHLVSPYITSVPAQSVVMGDLASLQPGDACGCELRTPWFTVHGRAGVSRNRSCAVAAAELMKGMA, from the coding sequence ATGAACCCCCATCTCGCGCCGGTCGCCGTACCCGACCCCGCCCTGCTGCCGCACGTACAGGAGCTGTGCGACCTGACGGACCCCTACGCCCACGGACCCGAGCAGGACGCACTGTTCGCCGCGGCCATGGCGGAGACCAACGCCTGGCACACCGAACGCTCGCCCTTCTTCCGCTCCCTGTACGAGGCCACTCCCCCGGCCGAGCCGTACCGCGCGCCGCTCGTCCACGCGAACTTCTTCAAGCGCCACGAGGTGCTCTCCGTCCCCCGCGAGGACGTAGAGCTGCACCTGACCTCCTCCGGTACCACCGGCCAGAAGTCGCAGATGTTCTTCGACCACTGGACCATCCGCTCCGCCCAGCGCATGGTCGCCCGGATCTTCGAGCGGAACGGCTGGATCACCCCCTACCAGGAGGTCAACTACCTCCTCTACAGCTACGAACCGGCCCCCTCGTTGAACCTGGGGACCGCCTTCACCGACAACTACCTGTGCGACTTCGCCCCCGCGCGCAGCGTCGCGTACGCGCTGCGCAACACCGGCGGCGAGCACGAGTTCGACCCCTTCGGCTGCATCGCCGCACTGCGTCGTTTCGAGCGGGAGGACGCCCCGGTCCGCATCCTCGGCTTCCCCGCCTTCCTCTTCTTCACCCTGGAGCGGATGCGGGCCATGGGACTGCCTCCGCTGCGCCTGCCCGAGGGCTCCCTCGTCGTCCTCGGCGGCGGCTGGAAGGGACACGCCGACCGGCGCATCGGCAAGGAGGAGCTGTACTCCCGGGTCACCGAGCAGCTCGGCATCCCGGGCGAGCGGATCCGGGACACCTTCGGGTCGGTCGAGCACTGCATCCCGTACATCGAGTGCGACCACCACCGGCTTCACGCCCCGGTGTGGTCACGGGTGACGATCCGCTCCACGCGGACGCTCGAGCCCCTTCCCCACGGGGAGCGGGGCTACCTCCACCTCGTGTCGCCGTACATCACCTCGGTGCCGGCGCAGAGCGTGGTCATGGGGGACCTCGCCTCGCTCCAGCCGGGCGACGCCTGCGGGTGCGAGCTCCGCACCCCCTGGTTCACCGTCCACGGCCGTGCCGGGGTGAGCCGCAACCGCAGCTGCGCGGTGGCCGCAGCGGAACTGATGAAGGGAATGGCGTGA